The Paraburkholderia megapolitana genomic sequence TTCGCGGGCGTCGCGCCCGACGAGGTCGTCGATCCGCGTCCGTGGGCTGAGATCTTGCGCCAATGGTCGACGTTCCACCCGGAATTCGCGTGGTTGCCGCGCAAGTTCAAGATTGCCGTGTCGGGTTCGAAAGAAGACCGCGCAGCCGTGCAGATTCACGACCTCGGCGTCTATCTGAAGAAGAACGCAGACGGCGAAGTGGTGGCGAGCATTCTGGCTGGCGGTGGCATGGGTCGTACGCCGATCATCGGTGCGATCATCCGTGAGGATCTGCCCTGGCAGCATCTGCTTACGTACTGCGAAGCCGTGCTGCGCGTGTACAACCGCTACGGCCGGCGCGACAACATGTACAAGGCGCGCATCAAGATTCTCGTGAAGGCGCTGAGCCCGGAGAAGTTCTCGCAGCAGGTCGAGGAAGAATGGCAACACCTGAAGGACGGCCCGTCCACGCTGACGCAGGCTGAAGTCGAGCGCGTGTCGCAGTACTTCGCGCCGCCGCAGTACGACAAGCTGCCGGACACCGAAGCAACCTTCGAAAAGCATCTGCTCGAAAACCGCGCGTTTGCGCGTTGGGTCGAGCGTAACGTGCGGCCGCACAAGGTGTCGGGCTACGCGGCGGTGACGCTGTCGCTGAAGCCGACCACGATCGCTCCCGGCGACGCTACCGATACGCAGATGGAAGCGGTCGCCGACTGGGCCGATCAGTATTCGCTCGGCGAAATCCGCGTGTCGCACGAACAGAACCTGATTCTCGCGAACGTGAAGAAGCGCGATCTGTTCGAACTGTGGGAAAAAGCGAAGACGCAAGGTTTCGCAACGGCGAACATCGGCTTGCTGACCGACATCATCGCGTGCCCGGGCGGCGATTTCTGCTCGCTCGCGAATGCGAAGTCGATTCCGATTGCGCTCGCTATTCAGGAGCGTTTCAACGATCTCGACTTTGTGTACGACCTCGGCGACATATCGCTGAACATTTCGGGTTGTATCAACGCGTGCGGTCACCATCACGTCGGCAACATCGGCGTGCTCGGCGTCGATAAGGACGGCTCCGAGTGGTACCAGGTGACGCTCGGCGGCGAGCAGGGCACGGGCGCGACCGGTGCGCATCTTGGCCGTGTGATCGGCCCGTCGTTCTCGGCGGAAGAGATGCCGGACGTGGTGTCGAAGGTGATCGACACGTTCGTGGAACACCGCCTCGACGGCGAGCGTTTCATCGATACGTATCAGCGCATCGGCCTCGCACCGTTCAAGGAACGCGTGTACGCATCGCGTCAGCCGGCTCACGCGTAACCCGAGACAAAAGGAATACAGGCAGATGGCTTCGATTATCAAGAACCGCTCGATTGTCTCCGACGACTGGACCATCGTGCGTGCAGCTGAAGACGGCACGTTGCCCGCGCTCGACGCGTTGCCGGCCGGCAAGATCGTGGTGCCGCTCGTACTGTGGCAGGCCTCGCGCGAGGCGCTGAGCGCGACGCGCAGCGCAACGGAACTCGGCGTGTGGCTCGCGCCCGACAGCGAACCCGCCGACATCACCGGCGATTTCGACAAGGTCGCATTGCTCGCGGTGGACTTCCCCGTGTTTAACGATGGCCGCGGCTACAGCATCGCGCGGCTGCTGCGCGAACGCTACGGATACAAAGGCGAATTGCGCGCGATCGGCGCCGTGCTGCGCGATCAGCTGAGGTTCATGTTCCGCTGCGGCTTCGACGCATACGCAGTACGCGAGGACAAGGACATTCACGACGCGCTGAAAGCGTTCGACGAATTCACCGTGCAGTACCAGGGCGCATTCGACAATCCGCTACCGCTGTTCCGGCGGCGCGACGCGGCAGCTTCGAAGGCGGCCGCATGAGCACCGACCACCCGTCCATCACGCCAGAACTTGCAGCGAAAATCGAGCGACTCGACACACTGCTCGATTCGATCGCGGCACGTCATACTCGCGTGAAGCTCGCCAGCAGCCTCGCCGCAGAAGACATGCTACTTACGCACGCGATCCTCTCGCGCGGCGTGGCGATCGGTGTGTTCTCGCTGAACACCGGTCGTCTGCACGCGGAAACGCTCGGCATGATCGATCGCGTGCGCGAACGCTACGGTTACGAGATCGAGCAGTTTCATCCGCAGCAGGATGCCATCGACGAATACGTCGCGCAGAACGGCCTCAACGCGTTCTACGAAAGCATCGATCTGCGCAAGCGCTGCTGCGAGATCCGCAAGGTCGAGCCGCTCAATCGCGCGCTGTCGGATGTGAGCGCGTGGGTGACGGGGCAGCGCCGCGAGCAGTCAGTGACGCGCGCGGAACTACACGAAGAGGAACACGACGGCGCGCGCAACATCGCCAAGTTCAATCCGCTCGCGGACTGGACCGAGGTCGATGTGTGGGCGTATCTGCAGGCATTCGACGTGCCGGTCAATCCGCTGCATGCGCGCGGCTACCCGAGCATCGGTTGCGAACCCTGTACCCGCGCGATTCGTCCCGGCGAAGACAGCCGGGCGGGGCGCTGGTGGTGGGAGTCGCGCGATACGAAGGAATGCGGGCTGCACATCACGACGATTCCGATTGCGGTGAGCACCGAATCCGCATCCGCGTAATATCGCCCTGTTCGCCGCCGATCCGGCCAGATTACAGATTATTTCCGCGCCGCGGGTGACCCCCGCTGTGCGAACCGACGAAGGACCTGAACATGAGCACGACGCTCGATTCCACTGTGAACGCTCCGCTTGCCAATACCGCGAACCGGATGGATCACCTCGACTGGCTCGAAGCCGAGTCGATTCACATCCTGCGCGAACTGGTCGCCGAATGCAGCAAGCCCGCGCTGCTGTTTTCGGGCGGCAAGGACTCGGTGGTCGTGCTGCATCTTGCGCTGAAGGCCTTCGGTCTCGGTGCGAACCGCAAGACGTCGCTGCCGTTTCCGCTCGTGCACATCGATACGGGACACAACTACGCTGAAGTGATCGACTTCCGCGATCGCCGTGCAGAGGAAATCGGCGCGGAACTGGTGGTCGGTCATGTCGAGGATTCGATCAAACGCGGCACTGTGCGTCTGCGCCGCGAAACCGATTCGCGCAATGCCGCGCAGGCCGTCACGCTGCTCGAGACGATCGCGCAGCACGGCTATACCGCGATGATCGGCGGTGCGCGCCGCGACGAAGAAAAGGCGCGGGCGAAAGAGCGCATCTTCTCGTTCCGCGACGAATTCGGCCAGTGGGACCCGAAGGCGCAACGCCCCGAACTGTGGAGCCTCTTCAACGCACGCCTGCATCAAGGCGAACACCTGCGCGTGTTCCCGATCTCGAACTGGACCGAACTCGATGTGTGGCAATACATCGCGCGTGAGCAGCTCGAACTGCCGTCGATTTACTACGCGCATCAGCGCGAGATCGTGCGTCGCAATGGTCTGCTGGTGCCGGTCACGCCGCTCACGCCGATTCGCGCGGGCGAGACTAGCGAAACCGCGCTGGTGCGTTTCCGCACGGTTGGCGATATCAGCTGCACATGCCCGGTCGAAAGCGATGCCGACGATCTCGAGAAGATCATCGCCGAAACGGCCGTGACGGAAATCACGGAGCGCGGCGCGACGCGGATGGACGACCAGACGTCGGAAGCCGCGATGGAACAGCGTAAGAAGCAGGGTTATTTTTAAGGCACCGGTAATCATGAGCATTCATCAACCAGAAGACCTCGGCGTGCTGCGTTTCATCACTGCGGGCAGTGTCGACGACGGCAAGAGCACGCTGATCGGCCGCCTGCTGTACGACAGCAAGGCTGTGTTGTCGGATCAACTGTCGGCGTTGTCGCGCGCGAAAAACAAGCGCACCGTCGGCGACGAGATCGACCTGTCGCTGCTGACTGACGGCCTCGAAGCCGAGCGCGAGCAGGGCATCACGATCGATGTCGCGTATCGCTACTTCGCGACCGCCAAGCGCAAGTTCATCATCGCCGATACGCCGGGCCACGAGCAGTACACGCGCAATATGGTGACGGGTGCGTCGACCGCACATGCGGCGATCATTCTCGTCGACGCGACGCGCGTCACGTTCGAGAACGGCGTTGCGCGACTGCTGCCGCAGACCAAGCGCCACAGCGCGCTCGTCAAGCTGCTCGGTCTACAACACGCGATCGTCGCGATCAACAAGATGGATCTGGTCGACTACAGCGAAGCGCGTTTCAACGAGATCCGCGATGCGTATGTCGAACTCGCGCGTCATCTGGGTCTTGCCGATGTGCGTTTCGTGCCGGTGTCGGCGCTGAAGGGCGACAACATCGTCACGGCCAGCGAACGCATGCCGTGGTATGCGGGCGAGCCGCTGCTCGACGTGCTCGAAGCCTTGCCCGTCGAACAGCCGACCGGCCAGGCGCTGCGTTTCCCGGTGCAGTGGGTGGCGCGCCAGGACGGCAGCCAGGCTGACGATTTCCGCGGCTATATGGGCCGTGTCGAGTCTGGCGAAGTGAAGCTCGGTGATACGATCGTCGTGCTGCCTGCGAACCGCGAAGCAACGGTGAGCGAAATCATTGCGCCGGTGCCGGGCGGTACCTCGCAGGTGGATCGCGCGTTTGCCGGACAGACGGTGACGATCCGTCTCGCGGAAGATGTCGATGTGTCGCGTGGCGATACGTTCGTGCTGCGGGACTACGCAGTGGCAGGCGCGACTGGCGCGGCACTCGAAGCCGTACCCGAACCCGCGAAGAAGCTCGAAGCCGACCTCTGCTGGTTCGACGAAGTGCCGCTGTCCACGCAACGCAAGTACCTGCTGAAGCAGACCACCAACACGGTGTTCGCGCGAATCGGCGCGATCCGCGAGGTGCTCGATGTGCATACGCTGTCGCATGCAGTCGATCGCCACGATCTCGCGATGAACGATATCGGCCGTGTGACGGTGACGCTGCAGAAGCCGCTCGTCTGCGACGTGTACGATACGCATCCGGGCACCGGCGCATTCGTGCTGATCGACGAAGCGACGCATCACACGGTTGCAGCCGGTATGATTCGTGCGTTTTCGGCGTAGACGCTACGCGGCAGTGGGCCGCGTGGTCAGCCAACAGTGCGGATCAAGCGGATTAACCGCACGAACGTGGGATTGGAATAAATGGGTAAGGTGTATCTGATCGGTGCAGGACCAGGCGCTGCGGACCTCATCACGGTGCGCGGCGCACGGCTCATGGGCATCGCGGATGTCGTGCTGCACGACGCGCTGGTCGAACCGGCGATGCTCGATCATGCGCCGGCGCATGCGCGCAGGATCGCGGTCGGCAAGCGTTGCGGTCAGCGCTCGACGGCGCAGCACTTCATCAACAAGCAGATCGTCGATGCGGCGCTCGAGCACGATGTCGTGGTCCGCTTGAAGGGCGGCGATCCGATGCTGTTCGGTCGTGCCGACGAGGAGATGCGTGCGCTCGAAGCCGCGGGCATCGAATACGAAGTGGTGCCGGGCATCACGGCGGCGCTGGCGGGTGCGGCCACGCTGCGGCGTTCGCTGACGCTGCGCGGCGTCTCGCGCAGCGTCGCGCTCGCCACCCACAGTCGCGCGCCCGATAGTGCGGCGATTCGCGAACACGTCAATGCAGATTCGCTGGTGTTCTACATGGGCCGCGACAGCGCACCGGAAATCGCCCAGGAACTGATCGACGCCGGACGTCCTGCTGCGACCCCGGTCGCGATCGTCGAAGCATGCAGCACGTCGCGCGAACGCTCGCTCACGCTGACGCTCGCAGCACTCGCAGCCGGCGATGCACAGTCGTGGCTCGATCCGGCTCAACCGAGCCTGCTGATGATCGGCGCAGCATTCGGCGAGCGCGACGCGCAGCAAGCCGAGCCGAAACAGAACGGCGATTTGCTGAACGCCGCCTGACACTAAAGACGTCAAGACCGTATGAAAAAAACGCGCCGGCAGGCGCGTTTTGCTTTGTATCGATCGAAGCAGTTATCGCAGCGGATTCAGCCGCCGGTAATCTGCCGCACGCAGTAGTCCGCCACCGCGTCGAGCACGCCTTCGTCTTCGCCGGCAGCGGTCGCGCAATGTATCGTCACGCCCGGATGCGCAGCCCGGCACGCATCGACGATAACCGGCAGATCGCGCCGCACGTGACCGCCCTGGCCGAAGAAAACCGGCACGACGCTGATCGTCGTGCAGCCAGCGGCGGCTTGCGCCGCGATGGCTGCGGGCAGGTCGGGCGTCATCAGTTCGAGGAAGGCCAGCGAAACCGGACCAGCGTTGCCGTGCCGGGCTCGTAGCTTTCCGGCCAGCCGCTCAAACGGCTCCGCCCAGCGCGGATCGCGCGCGCCGTGACCA encodes the following:
- the cobA gene encoding uroporphyrinogen-III C-methyltransferase, which translates into the protein MGKVYLIGAGPGAADLITVRGARLMGIADVVLHDALVEPAMLDHAPAHARRIAVGKRCGQRSTAQHFINKQIVDAALEHDVVVRLKGGDPMLFGRADEEMRALEAAGIEYEVVPGITAALAGAATLRRSLTLRGVSRSVALATHSRAPDSAAIREHVNADSLVFYMGRDSAPEIAQELIDAGRPAATPVAIVEACSTSRERSLTLTLAALAAGDAQSWLDPAQPSLLMIGAAFGERDAQQAEPKQNGDLLNAA
- a CDS encoding nitrite/sulfite reductase gives rise to the protein MYQYDQYDQTIVDERVAQYRDQVRRRLSGELSEDEFRPLRLQNGLYMQRHAYMHRIAIPYGNLRSDQMRMLGQIAREHDRGYGHFSTRSNIQYNWIKLEETPDLLAKLASVQMHGIQTSGNCIRNITADQFAGVAPDEVVDPRPWAEILRQWSTFHPEFAWLPRKFKIAVSGSKEDRAAVQIHDLGVYLKKNADGEVVASILAGGGMGRTPIIGAIIREDLPWQHLLTYCEAVLRVYNRYGRRDNMYKARIKILVKALSPEKFSQQVEEEWQHLKDGPSTLTQAEVERVSQYFAPPQYDKLPDTEATFEKHLLENRAFARWVERNVRPHKVSGYAAVTLSLKPTTIAPGDATDTQMEAVADWADQYSLGEIRVSHEQNLILANVKKRDLFELWEKAKTQGFATANIGLLTDIIACPGGDFCSLANAKSIPIALAIQERFNDLDFVYDLGDISLNISGCINACGHHHVGNIGVLGVDKDGSEWYQVTLGGEQGTGATGAHLGRVIGPSFSAEEMPDVVSKVIDTFVEHRLDGERFIDTYQRIGLAPFKERVYASRQPAHA
- a CDS encoding DUF934 domain-containing protein; this encodes MASIIKNRSIVSDDWTIVRAAEDGTLPALDALPAGKIVVPLVLWQASREALSATRSATELGVWLAPDSEPADITGDFDKVALLAVDFPVFNDGRGYSIARLLRERYGYKGELRAIGAVLRDQLRFMFRCGFDAYAVREDKDIHDALKAFDEFTVQYQGAFDNPLPLFRRRDAAASKAAA
- a CDS encoding phosphoadenylyl-sulfate reductase, translating into MSTDHPSITPELAAKIERLDTLLDSIAARHTRVKLASSLAAEDMLLTHAILSRGVAIGVFSLNTGRLHAETLGMIDRVRERYGYEIEQFHPQQDAIDEYVAQNGLNAFYESIDLRKRCCEIRKVEPLNRALSDVSAWVTGQRREQSVTRAELHEEEHDGARNIAKFNPLADWTEVDVWAYLQAFDVPVNPLHARGYPSIGCEPCTRAIRPGEDSRAGRWWWESRDTKECGLHITTIPIAVSTESASA
- a CDS encoding sirohydrochlorin chelatase, with the protein product MSAHGIVLFGHGARDPRWAEPFERLAGKLRARHGNAGPVSLAFLELMTPDLPAAIAAQAAAGCTTISVVPVFFGQGGHVRRDLPVIVDACRAAHPGVTIHCATAAGEDEGVLDAVADYCVRQITGG
- the cysD gene encoding sulfate adenylyltransferase subunit CysD, whose amino-acid sequence is MSTTLDSTVNAPLANTANRMDHLDWLEAESIHILRELVAECSKPALLFSGGKDSVVVLHLALKAFGLGANRKTSLPFPLVHIDTGHNYAEVIDFRDRRAEEIGAELVVGHVEDSIKRGTVRLRRETDSRNAAQAVTLLETIAQHGYTAMIGGARRDEEKARAKERIFSFRDEFGQWDPKAQRPELWSLFNARLHQGEHLRVFPISNWTELDVWQYIAREQLELPSIYYAHQREIVRRNGLLVPVTPLTPIRAGETSETALVRFRTVGDISCTCPVESDADDLEKIIAETAVTEITERGATRMDDQTSEAAMEQRKKQGYF
- a CDS encoding sulfate adenylyltransferase subunit 1, yielding MMSIHQPEDLGVLRFITAGSVDDGKSTLIGRLLYDSKAVLSDQLSALSRAKNKRTVGDEIDLSLLTDGLEAEREQGITIDVAYRYFATAKRKFIIADTPGHEQYTRNMVTGASTAHAAIILVDATRVTFENGVARLLPQTKRHSALVKLLGLQHAIVAINKMDLVDYSEARFNEIRDAYVELARHLGLADVRFVPVSALKGDNIVTASERMPWYAGEPLLDVLEALPVEQPTGQALRFPVQWVARQDGSQADDFRGYMGRVESGEVKLGDTIVVLPANREATVSEIIAPVPGGTSQVDRAFAGQTVTIRLAEDVDVSRGDTFVLRDYAVAGATGAALEAVPEPAKKLEADLCWFDEVPLSTQRKYLLKQTTNTVFARIGAIREVLDVHTLSHAVDRHDLAMNDIGRVTVTLQKPLVCDVYDTHPGTGAFVLIDEATHHTVAAGMIRAFSA